A genomic region of Platichthys flesus chromosome 4, fPlaFle2.1, whole genome shotgun sequence contains the following coding sequences:
- the LOC133951607 gene encoding von Willebrand factor A domain-containing protein 5A-like, giving the protein MECCGLLTAQKEPVPLKSIEVELEVRDHVATVVSTLNYENKEDKPLEAVFVFPLPGDAAVCHFSAQIGQTKIVAEVKEKQKAREDYDDALSSGQQAFLFEESEQSPDIFTLSVGSLPPGESASVRLEYVTELAVQADDGLRFCLPAVLNPRYEPQGSEGAGVQVTSVPASLVPYSLSFSVRVSSPRPISKVESSCSLEPLQYVNTEQTQATVKLAAGHKFDRDVELLIYYRDAHKPTAVVEAGQPSAKPGSLMGDPVLMLSLYPEFPQSVMSSLASRGEFVLLLDRSGSMDCPTSNDKQQETRIASARDTLLLLLKSLPMGCYFNIYSFGSSFEHIFPKSVEYSEKNLEEALKKVEAMQANLGGTEILEPIKHIYSQPCIPNQPRQLFVFTDGEVFNTKEVIDLVKKYSGSHRCFSFGIGDGASSALINGLAKEGGGHAQFITGADRMQPKVMQSLRFALQPAVEDISVTWDLPKGVSVTVLSPTITTIFQGQRSLIYAQLSGQSSKAAEGGVTVKYSLAGCPSENKLDFSLKPAEDTGLTVHRLGARCLIRSLEMEERDGEGQHDEGVKGKVVELSVQSGVSSSFTAFIAVNKGNYEPIQGPLMRRAIPTPRMYSMAPMAMSCCLMSAPAYMSFDCGQTLQSAEFEECGDICLDEDFNDEVTEPKQQPPRDPLLQLVSLQKASGCWVLDPALAAAVGKTSEEVENTKPSAVNQEVWATILALIWLHGFKMDAQEEWELLAMKAVSWLRAQNAPSVAECVVAANTLLGFSVQTDVLGL; this is encoded by the exons ATGGAATGCTGTGGACTACTTACTGCCCAGAAGGAACCAG TTCCCCTGAAGAGCAttgaggtggagctggaggtgagGGACCATGTGGCGACAGTGGTCTCCACTCTGAACTACGAGAACAAGGAGGACAAACCTCTGGAGGCTGTTTTCGTCTTCCCTCTGCCTGGAGACGCTGCTGTCTGTCACTTCAGTGCTCAGATTGGACAGACAAAGATTGTagctgaggtgaaggagaaacagaag GCTCGTGAGGATTATGATGATGCGCTGAGCTCCGGTCAGCAGGCCTTCCTGTTTGAGGAGAGCGAGCAGAGTCCAGATATATTCACTCTGAGTGTGGGCAGTCTGCCTCCAGGAGAGAGCGCCTCCGTCAGGCTGGAGTACGTCACTGAGCTGGCTGTGCAGGCGGATGACGGGCTGAGGTTTTGTCTGCCTGCTGTGCTCAACCCTCGCTACGAACCTCAGG GTTCTGAAGGTGCTGGTGTGCAGGTGACCTCTGTTCCAGCCTCTCTGGTTCCCTACAGTCTGTCGTTTTCTGTCCGAGTGTCATCTCCTCGTCCAATCTCCAAAGTCGAGTCCAGCTGCTCTCTGGAGCCTCTCCAGTACGTCAACACAGAGCAGACCCAGGCCACT GTCAAGTTGGCTGCAGGACACAAGTTTGACAGAGATGTTGAGCTGCTGATTTATTACAGAGATGCTCACAAGCCCACTGCTGTGGTGGAGGCAGGACAGCCGTCTGCCAAACCAG GGAGTCTGATGGGCGATCCAGTCCTGATGCTGAGCCTGTACCCTGAGTTCCCCCAGTCTGTGATGTCTTCTCTTGCCTCACGTGGAGAGTTTGTGCTCCTACTGGATCGATCTGGGAGTATGGATTGTCCAACGAGTAATGACAAGCAGCAAGAAACTCGAATTGCCAGTGCCAGG GATACTCTACTGCTCCTGTTGAAGAGCTTGCCAATGGGTTGCTACTTCAACATCTACAGTTTCGGCTCCAGCTTTGAACACATCTTCCC AAAGAGTGTGGAGTACAGTGAGAAGAACTTAGAAGAGGCTCTGAAGAAAGTCGAAGCGATGCAGGCGAATCTGGGAGGAACAGAGATCCTTGAACccatcaaacacatttacagccAGCCCTGCATTCCTAATCAACCTAGACaa CTTTTTGTCTTCACTGACGGAGAAGTTTTCAACACGAAAGAAGTGATTGATCTGGTGAAGAAGTATTCAGGTTCCCAcag GTGTTTCTCTTTTGGGATCGGGGATGGGGCCAGCTCTGCTCTTATCAATGGGTTGGCCAAGGAAGGAGGAGGTCACGCTCAGTTCATCACAGGGGCTGATAGGATGCAACCTAAA GTGATGCAGTCTCTGAGATTTGCTCTCCAGCCAGCAGTGGAGGACATCTCAGTCACGTGGGATTTACCAAAGGGAGTGTCTGTCACTGTTCTCTCCCCAACAATCACAACCATTTTCCAGGGTCAGCGCTCACTGATTTATGCGCAGCTCAGTGGACAG AGTTCAAAGGCAGCAGAGGGCGGTGTGACGGTGAAGTACAGCCTGGCAGGTTGTCCCTCTGAGAACAAGCTAGACTTCTCTCTCAAACCTGCTGAGGACACTGG ATTAACAGTCCACCGGCTAGGTGCTCGATGTCTGATTCGTTCCCTGGAGATGGAAGAAAGAGATGGCGAGGGACAGCATGATGAGGGGGTGAAGGGGAAGGTGGTGGAGCTCAGTGTCCAATCAGGAGTGAGCAGTTCCTTCACAGCCTTCATTGCTGTCAACAAAGGCAACTATGAGCCGATTCAAGGACCTCTGATGCGCAGAGCTATACCAACACCAC GGATGTATTCGATGGCACCCATGGCCATGAGTTGCTGTTTAATGTCTGCACCTGCTTATATGTCCTTTG ACTGTGGCCAGACTCTCCAAAGTGCAGAGTTCGAAGAATGTGGTGACATCTGCCTTGACGAAG ACTTCAATGACGAAGTCACTGAACCAAAACAGCAGCCACCCAGAGACCCTTTGCTGCAGCTGGTCTCCCTGCAGAAGGCGTCTGGCTGCTGGGTGCTTGATCCggctctggctgctgctgtgggaaagaccagcgaggaggtggagaacaCAAAGCCTTCAGCT GTGAACCAGGAAGTGTGGGCCACCATTCTGGCTTTGATCTGGCTTCATGGATTTAAGATGGATGCTCAGGAAGAGTGGGAGCTTCTGGCTATGAAGGCTGTGTCCTGGCTCCGTGCTCAGAACG CACCAAGTGTGGCAGAGTGTGTGGTAGCTGCAAACACACTATTGGGTTTCAGTGTGCAGACAGACGTCCTGGGGCTCTGA